The following proteins are encoded in a genomic region of Anas acuta chromosome 28, bAnaAcu1.1, whole genome shotgun sequence:
- the PSMB4 gene encoding proteasome subunit beta type-4 — MEAGGARAPPPFWAGGPAPGQAHSHGTAAGTQPLSRTTTPMVTGTSVLGVKFAGGVMLAADMMGSYGSLARFRNISRLLRVNDSTVLGASGDYADFQYLAQIIDQMVIDEELLGDGHSYSPKAIHSWLTRVMYNRRSKINPLWNTVVIGGYYNGESFLGYVDMLGVAYEAPTLATGYGAFLAQPLMREVLEKKPTLTKEEAQSLIERCMKILYYRDARSFNRYEIAIATEKGVEVEGPLTLEANWDIANLVSGFE, encoded by the exons ATGGAGGCCGGGGGAGCGCGGGCGCCGCCGCCGTTCTGGGCcgggggcccggccccggggcaggCCCACAGCCACGGCACCGCCGCGGGCAcccagcccctcagcaggaCCAC GACGCCGATGGTGACGGGAACCTCGGTGCTGGGCGTGAAGTTCGCGGGCGGCGTGATGCTGGCCGCCGACATGATGGGCTCCTACGGCTCCCTCGCCCGCTTCCGAAACATCTCCCGGCTGCTGCGGGTGAACGACAGCACCGTGCTGGGCGCCTCCGGGGACTACGCCGACTTCCAGTACCTGGCGCAGATCATCGACCAGATGGT AATTgatgaggagctgctgggagacGGTCACAGCTACAGCCCCAAAGCCATTCACTCCTGGCTGACCAGAGTCATGTACAACCGGAGGTCCAAGATAAATCCCCTGTGGAACACCGTTGTCATCGGAGGCTACTACAATGGCGAGAG CTTCCTAGGTTACGTGGACATGCTTGGCGTGGCCTACGAAGCCCCTACACTTGCTACGGGTTACGGAGCATTCTTAGCTCAG CCTTTGATGAGAGAAGTCTTGGAGAAGAAACCCACACTAACAAAGGAGGAAGCCCAGAGCTTGATCGAGCGTTGTATGAAAATTTTGTATTACAGAGACGCTCGATCGTTCAACAGA tATGAAATTGCTATTGCAACGGAAAAAGGCGTGGAGGTGGAAGGACCCCTGACCCTGGAAGCCAACTGGGACATAGCAAATCTTGTCAG tGGTTTTGAATga
- the CGN gene encoding cingulin isoform X1 has product MTLGDGHSSVKTPALLLPPLPSRPSAPSRPPQDGGASPAPRGASRDTGPTPGEPNGAGPGAGPGGEGGGAGRGSGQWALRGRGLGGGNRLGRRRGGERCPRRLRRTAVLRPGMEWPAGTDMAEKQNPVDYGVQIRFINDLQEPKKPPKARAKPGSYGVAVRVQGIAGQPFVVLNSGEKGSDSFGVQIKSEGAYTGPPAGPRPPELPPGPVSPDSELPENPYVRRQPSWSTSDEEPGGGVPAPPRHKPPTKRPPREELRRTQSHGNLLTAHDDEEPFAPGPPRGQPGGPHQPRALSGSRSSSMLSVAAPPRPAPGEVPGFGAAVREPSSDSEAPGRRRPGGSDGSDIDTKPLSSVDSLISKFDGKVQQRGRAARRGRIPSEERKRSQSLDGRVSHRAVPDGRELSGARRGDVRPLPSGPTGSLGREQGARPAEEGAARSQRANRGTEEPPTERLQSKARAELQFKSTPDLLRDQREVAQPGSSEHTKELIYSILKEGSRESETSLKRKTALVFEKVQELTVPAKDAACSQPQHAELARKVEELQERLDEETKLRQKLELTRDPSRSGTARALEAEEESQRLRAALEKKGQELQRSLQELAEAKAARGRAETRLGEREEQLAAMREELGRLHQASGASPDREALYKELLETREELEEALSSKQRQEEHLRLRERELTALKGALKEEVANHDKELDRVRQQYQSDMDQLRRSMEGISQDQASLESEKQKISAVVRNLQRELEESAEETGHWRDMFQKNKDELRTTKQELLQVKLEREEFEEELRELRERFSAVREEADQARSNALDPGELEALKKELRQAREAQRELVAEKQEQDERLRQRERELAALQGTMREEASSRDGAIERYRRDLQQLQKERDEAVKEKASLESERESSEQARKAVESTLRELQEQKDDLRRKVLGMETQLKEYERMGESWEGSQARLKEKVTKLEAERRQMEESLGEATDREQELLMAKRSLETRLDEAQRSLARLTQEHQELSASFQEEQRQKEQLKRAKSELEEQKRLLDRTTEKLNKELEQMAEESNSSLAVLKSQLEEFKEKSRKEITDSQKQAKDRGAEVEKMQFSMGRLQDEVSRLKQALQDSQAERESALLDKEVLLQRLHNLEQEADAKRRSQDDRSRQVKALEEKSKRLEVELDEERTSVELLTERVNRSRDQIDQLRAELLQERSSRQDLECDKVSLERQNKELKNRLASSEGLQKPSGNVSQLEARVEELQDRLQAEEREKNVLLSSTRKLERKVKELTIQIDDERQHVSDQKDQLSLRVKALKRQVDEAEEEIERLEAARKKAQRELEEQHELNEQLQARIKTLEKEAWRKAARSAAESSLQDEALSSDEELDSAYGPSSIASLLNEANLQTSSC; this is encoded by the exons ATGACCCTCGGGGACGGGCACTCGAGCGTTAAAACCCCGGCTCTGCTCCTCCCGCCCTTGCCGAGCCGCCCCTCCGCTCCCAGCCGCCCtccccaagatggcggcgctTCGCCGGCGCCACGGGGGGCGTCACGTGACACGGGCCCCACCCCGGGCGAGCCGAATGGGGCGGGCCCGGGGGCGGGCCCGGGcggggaagggggcggggccgggcgcggcAGTGGCCAATGGGCGCtcagggggcggggcctcggcGGAGGTAACAGGttggggcggcggcggggcggcgagCGGTGCCCGCGGCGGCTCCGGAG GACCGCGGTGCTGAGACCCGGCATGGAGTGGCCGGCGGGCACGGACATGGCGGAGAAGCAGAACCCGGTGGACTACGGGGTCCAGATCCGCTTCATCAATGACCTGCAGGAGCCCAAGAAGCCCCCCAAGGCGCGGGCCAAGCCGGGCTCCTACGGGGTGGCGGTGCGCGTGCAGGGCATCGCCGGGCAGCCCTTCGTCGTGCTCAACAGCGGCGAGAAGGGCAGCGACTCCTTCGGGGTGCAGATCAAAAGCGAGGGCGCCTACACCGGCccccccgccggcccccggccccccgagCTGCCCCCCGGCCCTGTCAGTCCCGACTCGGAGCTGCCGGAGAACCCCTACGTGCGCCGGCAGCCCTCCTGGAGCACCTCAGACGAGGAGCCcggtgggggggtcccagcacccCCCCGGCACAAGCCCCCCACCAAACGGCCGCCCAGGGAGGAGCTGCGGAGGACGCAGTCCCACGGCAATCTGCTCACTGCCCACGATGACGAGGAGCCCTTCGCCCCCGGCCCACCGCGGGGGCAGCCCGGCGGCCCCCACCAGCCCCGGGCTCTGTCcggcagcagaagcagcagcatgctgAGCGTCGCCGCGCCGCCCCGGCCGGCACCGGGCGAAGTGCCCGGCTTTGGGGCTGCCGTCAGGGAACCCTCCTCGGACTCAGAGGCCCCGGGGCGCCGGCGGCCGGGGGGCTCTGACGGCAGCGACATAGACACCAAGCCGCTCTCCTCGGTGGACTCGCTCATCAGCAAATTCGACGGGAAGgtgcagcagaggggccgggCAGCCCGGAGGGGCCGCATCCCCTCGGAGGAGAGGAAGCGCTCGCAGAGCCTCGACGGCCGCGTGTCTCACCGCGCCGTGCCGGATGGCCGGGAGCTGAGCGGTGCCCGGCGCGGGGACGTTCGCCCCCTGCCCTCGGGGCCCACCGGCAGCCTGGGCCGGGAGCAGGGAGCCAGGCCGGCGGAGGAGGGGGCGGCGAGGAGCCAGCGGGCGAACCGGGGCACGGAGGAGCCCCCGACCGAGCGGCTGCAAAGCaaagcccgggcagagctgcag TTCAAATCCACCCCGGACCTGCTGCGGGACCAGCGGGAGGTggcccagcctggcagcagcgAGCACACCAAGGAGCTCATCTACAGCATCCTGAAGGAGGG GAGCAGAGAGAGCGAAACCTCCCTGAAGAGGAAAACTGCCCTGGTGTTCGAGAAGGTGCAGGAGCTGACG GTGCCTGCCAAGGACGCGgcgtgctcccagccccagcacgcgGAGCTGGCCAGGaaggtggaggagctgcaggaacgGCTCGACGAGGAGACGAAG CTCCGCCAGAAGCTGGAGCTGACGAGGGACCCGTCGCGGAGCGGCACCGCGCGGGCACTGGAGGCTGAGGAGGAGAGCCAGCGCCTGCGGGCGGCCCTGGAGAAGAaaggccaggagctgcagaggagcCTGCAGGA GCTGGCCGAGGCGAAGGCAGCCCGGGGACGGGCAGAAACCCGGCTGGGCGAGCGCGAGGAGCAGCTGGCGGCGATGCGCGAGGAGCTCGGCCGCCTGCACCAAGCCTCGGGGGCGTCTCCGGACAGGGAAGCCTTGTACAAG gagctgctggagacccgcgaggagctggaggaggcgCTGAGCTCCAAGCAGCGGCAGGAGGAGCACCTGCGGCTGCGGGAGCGGGAGCTGACGGCGCTGAAGGGGGCCCTGAAGGAGGAGGTGGCGAACCACGACAAGGAGCTGGACCGCGTCCGGCAGCAGTACCAGAGCGACATGGACCAGCTGCGGCGCAGCATGGAGGGCATCTCGCAG GATCAGGCCAGCCTGGAGTCGGAGAAGCAGAAAATCAGCGCCGTGGTGAGGAACCTGCAgcgggagctggaggagagcgCGGAGGAGACGGGGCACTGGCGGGACATGTTCCAGAAGAACAAGGACGAGCTCCGCACCACGAAGCAGGA gctgctgcaggtgaAGCTGGAGCGGGAGGAGTTCGAGGAGGAGCTGCGGGAGCTGCGGGAGCGCTTCTCGGCCGTGCGGGAGGAGGCGGACCAGGCACGGAGCAATGCGCTGGACCCTGGCGAGCTGGAGGCGCTCAAGAAG gAGCTGCGCCAGGCCCGGGAGGCGCAGCgggagctggtggcagagaagcaggagcaggacGAGCGGCTGCGGCAGCGGGAGCGGGAGCTGGCGGCCCTGCAGGGCACCATGCGGGAGGAGGCGTCCAGCCGCGACGGGGCCATCGAGCGGTACCGCAGggacctgcagcagctccagaagGAGCGGGACGAGGCCGTGAAG GAGAAGGCTTCCCTGGAGAGCGAGAGGGAGTCCTCGGAGCAGGCGAGGAAGGCGGTGGAGTCCACCCTgcgggagctgcaggagcagaaggACGACCTGAGGAGGAAGGTCCTGGGCATGGAAACGCAGCTGAAGGAGTACGAGCGCATGGGCGAGAGCTGGGAGGGCTCCCAGGCCCGGCTCAAGGAGAAGGTCACCAAGCTGGAG GCGGAGCGCAGGCAGATGGAGGAGTCGCTGGGGGAAGCCACGGAccgggagcaggagctgctgatggCCAAGAGGTCGCTGGAGACGCGCTTGGACGAGGCGCAGCGCAGCCTGGCCCGGCTGACGCAggagcaccaggagctgagcGCCTCCttccaggaggagcagaggcagaaggagcagctgaagcGCGCCAAGAGcgagctggaggagcagaagcGGCTCCTGGACCGGACCACGGAGAAGCTGAACAAAGAG CTGGAGCAAATGGCAGAGGAGTCGAACAGCTCGCTGGCCGTGCTCAAGTCACAGCTGGAGGAATTCAAGGAGAAGTCACGGAAGGAGATCACGGACTCCCAGAAACAAGCGAAGGACCGGGGTGCCGAGGTGGAGAAGATGCAGTTCAGCATGGGCCGGCTGCAGGACGAG GTGTCCCGGCTGAAGCAGGCGCTGCAGGACAGCCAGGCAGAGCGGGAGAGCGCGCTGCTGGACaaggaggtgctgctgcagcgccTGCACAACCTGGAGCAGGAGGCGGACGCCAAGCGGCGCTCCCAGGACGACCGCTCCCGGCAGGTCAAGGCGCTGGAG GAGAAGTCCAAGCGCCTGGAGGTGGAGCTGGACGAGGAGAGGACCTCGGTGGAGCTGCTGACAGAGCGGGTCAACCGCAGCAGAGACCAG ATTGACCAGCTgcgggcagagctgctgcaggagcgcTCCAGCCGCCAGGACCTGGAGTGTGACAAGGTGTCTCTGGAGCGGCAG AACAAGGAGCTGAAGAACCGCTTGGCCAGCTCCGAGGGCCTGCAGAAGCCCAGCGGCAACGTCTCGCAGCTGGAGGCGCGcgtggaggagctgcaggacaggCTGCAGGCGGAGGAGAG GGAGAAGAACGTCCTGCTGTCCTCCACCCGCAAGCTGGAGCGCAAGGTGAAGGAGCTGACCATCCAGATCGACGACGAGCGGCAGCACGTCAGCGACCAGAAGGACCAG CTGAGCCTGCGGGTGAAGGCCCTGAAGCGCCAGGTGGACGAGGCCGAGGAGGAGATCGAGCGGCTGGAGGCCGCTCGCAAGAAGGCGCAGCGcgagctggaggagcagcacgAGCTCAATGAGCAACTGCAGGCCCGCATCAAGACGCTGGAGAAAGAGGCCTG GCGCAAGGCCGCCCGCTCGGCCGCCGAGTCGTCGCTGCAGGACGAGGCGCTCAGCTCGGACGAGGAGCTGGACAGTGCCTACGGGCCCTCCTCCATCGCCTCGCTGCTCAACGAGGCCAACCTGCAGACCAGCTCCTGCTGA
- the CGN gene encoding cingulin isoform X2, translating into MCHRSHPSPPSARRRLRAGRGGGPAMLAGSEALAAVRLRRSAGTREAAGADPGCGAPPGSERCVPPASRLRRASRTSGRTAVLRPGMEWPAGTDMAEKQNPVDYGVQIRFINDLQEPKKPPKARAKPGSYGVAVRVQGIAGQPFVVLNSGEKGSDSFGVQIKSEGAYTGPPAGPRPPELPPGPVSPDSELPENPYVRRQPSWSTSDEEPGGGVPAPPRHKPPTKRPPREELRRTQSHGNLLTAHDDEEPFAPGPPRGQPGGPHQPRALSGSRSSSMLSVAAPPRPAPGEVPGFGAAVREPSSDSEAPGRRRPGGSDGSDIDTKPLSSVDSLISKFDGKVQQRGRAARRGRIPSEERKRSQSLDGRVSHRAVPDGRELSGARRGDVRPLPSGPTGSLGREQGARPAEEGAARSQRANRGTEEPPTERLQSKARAELQFKSTPDLLRDQREVAQPGSSEHTKELIYSILKEGSRESETSLKRKTALVFEKVQELTVPAKDAACSQPQHAELARKVEELQERLDEETKLRQKLELTRDPSRSGTARALEAEEESQRLRAALEKKGQELQRSLQELAEAKAARGRAETRLGEREEQLAAMREELGRLHQASGASPDREALYKELLETREELEEALSSKQRQEEHLRLRERELTALKGALKEEVANHDKELDRVRQQYQSDMDQLRRSMEGISQDQASLESEKQKISAVVRNLQRELEESAEETGHWRDMFQKNKDELRTTKQELLQVKLEREEFEEELRELRERFSAVREEADQARSNALDPGELEALKKELRQAREAQRELVAEKQEQDERLRQRERELAALQGTMREEASSRDGAIERYRRDLQQLQKERDEAVKEKASLESERESSEQARKAVESTLRELQEQKDDLRRKVLGMETQLKEYERMGESWEGSQARLKEKVTKLEAERRQMEESLGEATDREQELLMAKRSLETRLDEAQRSLARLTQEHQELSASFQEEQRQKEQLKRAKSELEEQKRLLDRTTEKLNKELEQMAEESNSSLAVLKSQLEEFKEKSRKEITDSQKQAKDRGAEVEKMQFSMGRLQDEVSRLKQALQDSQAERESALLDKEVLLQRLHNLEQEADAKRRSQDDRSRQVKALEEKSKRLEVELDEERTSVELLTERVNRSRDQIDQLRAELLQERSSRQDLECDKVSLERQNKELKNRLASSEGLQKPSGNVSQLEARVEELQDRLQAEEREKNVLLSSTRKLERKVKELTIQIDDERQHVSDQKDQLSLRVKALKRQVDEAEEEIERLEAARKKAQRELEEQHELNEQLQARIKTLEKEAWRKAARSAAESSLQDEALSSDEELDSAYGPSSIASLLNEANLQTSSC; encoded by the exons ATGTGTCACCGCTCGCATCCGTCCCCTCCCAGCGCGCGTCGCCGGCTGCGGGCAGGGCGAGGCGGGGGCCCGGCGATGCTGGCGGGCTCCGAGGCGCTCGCTGCAGTGAGGCTGCGGCGCTCCGCAGGCACCCGGGAGGCAGCGGGAGCGGATCCTGGCtgcggagcccccccgggctcTGAGCGCTGCGTCCCCCCCGCGTCCCGGCTGCGAAGGGCGAGCAGGACGAGCGGCCG GACCGCGGTGCTGAGACCCGGCATGGAGTGGCCGGCGGGCACGGACATGGCGGAGAAGCAGAACCCGGTGGACTACGGGGTCCAGATCCGCTTCATCAATGACCTGCAGGAGCCCAAGAAGCCCCCCAAGGCGCGGGCCAAGCCGGGCTCCTACGGGGTGGCGGTGCGCGTGCAGGGCATCGCCGGGCAGCCCTTCGTCGTGCTCAACAGCGGCGAGAAGGGCAGCGACTCCTTCGGGGTGCAGATCAAAAGCGAGGGCGCCTACACCGGCccccccgccggcccccggccccccgagCTGCCCCCCGGCCCTGTCAGTCCCGACTCGGAGCTGCCGGAGAACCCCTACGTGCGCCGGCAGCCCTCCTGGAGCACCTCAGACGAGGAGCCcggtgggggggtcccagcacccCCCCGGCACAAGCCCCCCACCAAACGGCCGCCCAGGGAGGAGCTGCGGAGGACGCAGTCCCACGGCAATCTGCTCACTGCCCACGATGACGAGGAGCCCTTCGCCCCCGGCCCACCGCGGGGGCAGCCCGGCGGCCCCCACCAGCCCCGGGCTCTGTCcggcagcagaagcagcagcatgctgAGCGTCGCCGCGCCGCCCCGGCCGGCACCGGGCGAAGTGCCCGGCTTTGGGGCTGCCGTCAGGGAACCCTCCTCGGACTCAGAGGCCCCGGGGCGCCGGCGGCCGGGGGGCTCTGACGGCAGCGACATAGACACCAAGCCGCTCTCCTCGGTGGACTCGCTCATCAGCAAATTCGACGGGAAGgtgcagcagaggggccgggCAGCCCGGAGGGGCCGCATCCCCTCGGAGGAGAGGAAGCGCTCGCAGAGCCTCGACGGCCGCGTGTCTCACCGCGCCGTGCCGGATGGCCGGGAGCTGAGCGGTGCCCGGCGCGGGGACGTTCGCCCCCTGCCCTCGGGGCCCACCGGCAGCCTGGGCCGGGAGCAGGGAGCCAGGCCGGCGGAGGAGGGGGCGGCGAGGAGCCAGCGGGCGAACCGGGGCACGGAGGAGCCCCCGACCGAGCGGCTGCAAAGCaaagcccgggcagagctgcag TTCAAATCCACCCCGGACCTGCTGCGGGACCAGCGGGAGGTggcccagcctggcagcagcgAGCACACCAAGGAGCTCATCTACAGCATCCTGAAGGAGGG GAGCAGAGAGAGCGAAACCTCCCTGAAGAGGAAAACTGCCCTGGTGTTCGAGAAGGTGCAGGAGCTGACG GTGCCTGCCAAGGACGCGgcgtgctcccagccccagcacgcgGAGCTGGCCAGGaaggtggaggagctgcaggaacgGCTCGACGAGGAGACGAAG CTCCGCCAGAAGCTGGAGCTGACGAGGGACCCGTCGCGGAGCGGCACCGCGCGGGCACTGGAGGCTGAGGAGGAGAGCCAGCGCCTGCGGGCGGCCCTGGAGAAGAaaggccaggagctgcagaggagcCTGCAGGA GCTGGCCGAGGCGAAGGCAGCCCGGGGACGGGCAGAAACCCGGCTGGGCGAGCGCGAGGAGCAGCTGGCGGCGATGCGCGAGGAGCTCGGCCGCCTGCACCAAGCCTCGGGGGCGTCTCCGGACAGGGAAGCCTTGTACAAG gagctgctggagacccgcgaggagctggaggaggcgCTGAGCTCCAAGCAGCGGCAGGAGGAGCACCTGCGGCTGCGGGAGCGGGAGCTGACGGCGCTGAAGGGGGCCCTGAAGGAGGAGGTGGCGAACCACGACAAGGAGCTGGACCGCGTCCGGCAGCAGTACCAGAGCGACATGGACCAGCTGCGGCGCAGCATGGAGGGCATCTCGCAG GATCAGGCCAGCCTGGAGTCGGAGAAGCAGAAAATCAGCGCCGTGGTGAGGAACCTGCAgcgggagctggaggagagcgCGGAGGAGACGGGGCACTGGCGGGACATGTTCCAGAAGAACAAGGACGAGCTCCGCACCACGAAGCAGGA gctgctgcaggtgaAGCTGGAGCGGGAGGAGTTCGAGGAGGAGCTGCGGGAGCTGCGGGAGCGCTTCTCGGCCGTGCGGGAGGAGGCGGACCAGGCACGGAGCAATGCGCTGGACCCTGGCGAGCTGGAGGCGCTCAAGAAG gAGCTGCGCCAGGCCCGGGAGGCGCAGCgggagctggtggcagagaagcaggagcaggacGAGCGGCTGCGGCAGCGGGAGCGGGAGCTGGCGGCCCTGCAGGGCACCATGCGGGAGGAGGCGTCCAGCCGCGACGGGGCCATCGAGCGGTACCGCAGggacctgcagcagctccagaagGAGCGGGACGAGGCCGTGAAG GAGAAGGCTTCCCTGGAGAGCGAGAGGGAGTCCTCGGAGCAGGCGAGGAAGGCGGTGGAGTCCACCCTgcgggagctgcaggagcagaaggACGACCTGAGGAGGAAGGTCCTGGGCATGGAAACGCAGCTGAAGGAGTACGAGCGCATGGGCGAGAGCTGGGAGGGCTCCCAGGCCCGGCTCAAGGAGAAGGTCACCAAGCTGGAG GCGGAGCGCAGGCAGATGGAGGAGTCGCTGGGGGAAGCCACGGAccgggagcaggagctgctgatggCCAAGAGGTCGCTGGAGACGCGCTTGGACGAGGCGCAGCGCAGCCTGGCCCGGCTGACGCAggagcaccaggagctgagcGCCTCCttccaggaggagcagaggcagaaggagcagctgaagcGCGCCAAGAGcgagctggaggagcagaagcGGCTCCTGGACCGGACCACGGAGAAGCTGAACAAAGAG CTGGAGCAAATGGCAGAGGAGTCGAACAGCTCGCTGGCCGTGCTCAAGTCACAGCTGGAGGAATTCAAGGAGAAGTCACGGAAGGAGATCACGGACTCCCAGAAACAAGCGAAGGACCGGGGTGCCGAGGTGGAGAAGATGCAGTTCAGCATGGGCCGGCTGCAGGACGAG GTGTCCCGGCTGAAGCAGGCGCTGCAGGACAGCCAGGCAGAGCGGGAGAGCGCGCTGCTGGACaaggaggtgctgctgcagcgccTGCACAACCTGGAGCAGGAGGCGGACGCCAAGCGGCGCTCCCAGGACGACCGCTCCCGGCAGGTCAAGGCGCTGGAG GAGAAGTCCAAGCGCCTGGAGGTGGAGCTGGACGAGGAGAGGACCTCGGTGGAGCTGCTGACAGAGCGGGTCAACCGCAGCAGAGACCAG ATTGACCAGCTgcgggcagagctgctgcaggagcgcTCCAGCCGCCAGGACCTGGAGTGTGACAAGGTGTCTCTGGAGCGGCAG AACAAGGAGCTGAAGAACCGCTTGGCCAGCTCCGAGGGCCTGCAGAAGCCCAGCGGCAACGTCTCGCAGCTGGAGGCGCGcgtggaggagctgcaggacaggCTGCAGGCGGAGGAGAG GGAGAAGAACGTCCTGCTGTCCTCCACCCGCAAGCTGGAGCGCAAGGTGAAGGAGCTGACCATCCAGATCGACGACGAGCGGCAGCACGTCAGCGACCAGAAGGACCAG CTGAGCCTGCGGGTGAAGGCCCTGAAGCGCCAGGTGGACGAGGCCGAGGAGGAGATCGAGCGGCTGGAGGCCGCTCGCAAGAAGGCGCAGCGcgagctggaggagcagcacgAGCTCAATGAGCAACTGCAGGCCCGCATCAAGACGCTGGAGAAAGAGGCCTG GCGCAAGGCCGCCCGCTCGGCCGCCGAGTCGTCGCTGCAGGACGAGGCGCTCAGCTCGGACGAGGAGCTGGACAGTGCCTACGGGCCCTCCTCCATCGCCTCGCTGCTCAACGAGGCCAACCTGCAGACCAGCTCCTGCTGA